Genomic segment of Helicobacter enhydrae:
TCAAAGACGGCTTAGGTTTGCGGATATGGAAAAAAAGAGGCAAAAAGATCGCCATCATCACTGGAAGAGAATCTAGTGCCGTGGCTAGACGCGCTCAAGAGCTGGGTGTCGATGCGTTGTATATGGGCGTGATGGACAAAGCCAAAGTCGTGCTAGAGCTGCAAGAGAAACACCAAGTGAGTCGTGTGCAAATGGCTTGTGTCGGAGATGATTTGAATGATTTGCCAATGTTTAAACTTTGTGGCTTAAGCTTCGCCCCAAAAGATTGTGCCAAAGATGTCGCCCTGCGTGCTGATGTCGTTTTGCAAAACGCTGGTGGCAGGGGTGCTATCAGGGAGGCGATTGAGATGATTTTGGAAGAAGAGTGGGAGGAGATTGTTGAAGACTTCAGCAATTAGTGTTTATCTCTTTTTTGTTGGTGTGTTGGTGTTTTCTGTTTTTTTTGTGCTGAAACCACCCGCCAAAAAAAGCAAAACCCAACTACATCGTGGAGACGTGGCGATGATAGAAATACGACAATTCACGCTTTTTTTGGTAGAGAACAAACGCCTTGAGATGATTATCCGTGGTGAAAAAGCAATGCGTTTCAACGACTATGATCAGTTTGAGGATTTTTTCATCGCTCATTATCCACAAGATACGATGAAAATCAAAAAGATTGGATCTGCAGATGGTGCA
This window contains:
- a CDS encoding KdsC family phosphatase codes for the protein MKTQIEWLLLDVDGTLTDGLVSYGEDCEIKAFNIKDGLGLRIWKKRGKKIAIITGRESSAVARRAQELGVDALYMGVMDKAKVVLELQEKHQVSRVQMACVGDDLNDLPMFKLCGLSFAPKDCAKDVALRADVVLQNAGGRGAIREAIEMILEEEWEEIVEDFSN